A genomic window from Solanum stenotomum isolate F172 chromosome 10, ASM1918654v1, whole genome shotgun sequence includes:
- the LOC125842078 gene encoding guanine nucleotide-binding protein alpha-1 subunit, translating to MLSVVFENMGSLCSRNKHYSQADDEENTQTAEIERRIEQETKADKHIQKLLLLGSGDSGKSTIFKQIKLLFQTGFDEAELKNYIPVIHANVYQTIKILHDGSKELAQNELEASKYLLSAENKEIGEKLSEIGGRLDYPCLTKDLVQDIEALWKDPAIQETLLRGNELQVPDCAHYFMENLERFSDIHYIPTKEDVLFARIRTTGVVEIQFSPVGENKKSGEVYRLFDVGGQRNERRKWIHLFEGVTAVIFCAAISEYDQTLFEDERKNRMMETKELFEWVLKQPCFEKTSFMLFLNKFDIFEQKVLKVPLNTCEWFKDYQSVSTGKQEIEHAYEFVKKKFEESYFQCTAPDCVDRVFKIYRTTALDQKLVKKTFKLVDETLRRRNLFEAGLL from the exons AGAGATAGAAAGACGGATTGAACAAGAAACAAAGGCAGACAAGCATATTCAGAAACTTCTTCTACTTg GTTCCGGAGATTCGGGGAAGTCTACGATTTTTAAACAG ATAAAACTCTTGTTCCAAACTGGCTTTGATGAAGCAGAGCTAAAGAACTACATCCCTGTGATTCATGCCAATGTTTATCAGACAATAAAA ATATTACATGATGGATCAAAGGaattagctcaaaatgaattagagGCCTCAAAGTATCTTCTATCAGCTGAAAATAAG GAGATCGGCGAGAAGCTTTCAGAAATTGGAGGCAGGTTGGATTATCCTTGCCTGACTAAGGATCTGGTGCAGGATATTGAAGCTCTTTGGAAAGATCCTGCTATTCAA GAAACTCTGTTACGTGGTAATGAGCTTCAGGTTCCAGATTGTGCCCATTATTTCATGGAAAACTTGGAGAGATTTTCTGATATACATTATATTCCAACAAAG GAGGATGTTCTTTTTGCCCGGATTCGAACGACAGGTGTCGTTGAAATACAGTTCAG TCCAGTTGGAGAGAACAAAAAAAGTGGAGAAGTGTATAGGCTTTTTGATGTTGGAGGTCAGAGAAATGAGAGAAGAAAGTGGATTCATCTATTTGAAGGTGTAACAGCAGTTATATTTTGTGCTGCTATTAGTGA GTATGATCAAACTCTATTTGAGGATGAAAGAAAGAACCGAATGATGGAGACCAAGGAACTCTTTGAGTGGGTCTTAAAGCAACCATGTTTTGAG AAAACTTCCTTCATGCTGTTTCTCAacaaatttgatatatttgagcAGAAGGTTCTGAAA GTGCCCCTCAACACTTGTGAGTGGTTTAAAGATTACCAGTCAGTTTCAACAGGAAAACAAGAGATTGAGCATGCTTATGA gtttgtaaagaaaaaatttgaGGAGTCATATTTCCAATGCACTGCACCAGATTGTGTGGACCGTGTGTTTAAGATCTATAGAACCACAGCCCTTGATCAGAAGCTTGTAAAGAAGACGTTCAAACTGGTAGACGAGACCCTGAGAAGGAGAAACCTCTTTGAAGCAGGTTTATTAtga